One part of the Thermococcus radiotolerans genome encodes these proteins:
- a CDS encoding DUF835 domain-containing protein has translation MNTTLLMVGQALSLSAKFAVSAVLLMVYIQSRRKSAFIWAIAWLVAAMSIVADALGILQFAALTEATSSSLLFLGSLVFLSEELGKNLRYPSLWAAPPLIAATYGIFLGNDWNSVVGIPYGVSAFFIVLSGVLIVASIDPKFKSAKRAAFALGILGAHKMDYPFLRTVTWFAPMGFAIGAALTVVAAYFMARMVLSKEFINLTGTIRFEIDPGIELVSSSEYRRVKEDLKGYPVLAFIRELTPPDEWKAYFLTSLPGRDTIAPTNLPRILELSGRYLREAEMRGVTGVVVIDGIEYLVIHNGITAVTKFLGTLRDLVILRDGRLVVVVDETALEKKDYLTIKRVLIGG, from the coding sequence ATGAACACTACTCTCCTAATGGTAGGCCAAGCCCTGAGCCTCTCGGCCAAGTTCGCCGTTTCGGCGGTACTTCTAATGGTCTACATACAATCACGACGAAAATCCGCGTTCATCTGGGCCATCGCCTGGCTCGTGGCGGCCATGAGCATAGTGGCCGATGCCCTCGGGATTCTCCAGTTCGCCGCGTTGACCGAGGCGACGTCCTCCTCGCTGCTGTTCCTTGGCTCCCTGGTATTCCTCTCCGAGGAACTCGGGAAGAACCTCAGGTACCCGAGCCTGTGGGCAGCCCCACCGCTCATCGCAGCGACCTACGGCATTTTCCTTGGAAACGATTGGAACTCGGTCGTTGGAATCCCCTACGGCGTTTCTGCCTTCTTTATAGTTCTCTCAGGCGTTTTAATAGTTGCCTCCATCGATCCGAAGTTCAAAAGCGCCAAGCGTGCGGCATTCGCCCTTGGCATCCTTGGGGCCCACAAGATGGATTACCCGTTCCTCAGGACCGTGACGTGGTTCGCACCGATGGGCTTCGCCATAGGCGCGGCATTGACCGTGGTCGCGGCGTACTTTATGGCCCGAATGGTGCTGTCCAAGGAGTTCATAAACCTCACTGGAACGATAAGGTTCGAAATAGACCCCGGCATCGAGCTCGTATCGAGCAGCGAGTACCGTAGGGTAAAGGAGGACCTCAAGGGCTACCCCGTGCTCGCGTTCATCAGGGAGCTGACTCCCCCGGACGAATGGAAGGCCTACTTCCTAACCAGTCTGCCCGGGAGGGACACGATAGCGCCAACGAACCTTCCCAGAATTCTGGAGCTCTCGGGGAGGTACCTCAGGGAGGCCGAGATGAGAGGAGTGACCGGCGTCGTGGTCATCGATGGGATAGAGTACCTCGTCATACACAACGGAATAACGGCCGTGACTAAGTTCCTAGGAACGCTCAGGGACCTCGTGATACTGAGGGATGGCAGGCTGGTAGTGGTGGTAGACGAAACCGCCCTGGAGAAAAAGGATTACCTGACCATAAAGCGCGTTCTCATCGGAGG